One uncultured Alphaproteobacteria bacterium genomic region harbors:
- a CDS encoding hypothetical protein (Evidence 5 : No homology to any previously reported sequences) — protein sequence MTTETPELKPRDRRNIDDLRLVMTNLANLIETENAALGEHKLDVVKALSANKWTLTRNYRNQMQAIADAPSILQCLEPEERAQLRTLGERLDRECKRNELLLEANIDAANRVMQAMVDGVKQASERGTVYGRTGTIKGISPDGRPLAVSFNREL from the coding sequence CCCCCGAACTGAAGCCGCGCGACCGCCGCAACATCGACGATCTCAGGCTGGTGATGACCAATCTCGCCAACCTCATCGAAACGGAGAACGCGGCGCTCGGCGAGCATAAGCTCGACGTGGTGAAGGCGCTTTCGGCCAACAAATGGACGCTGACGCGCAACTACCGCAACCAGATGCAGGCGATCGCCGACGCACCGTCGATCCTCCAGTGCCTCGAACCCGAGGAACGCGCCCAGTTGCGCACCCTCGGCGAACGCCTCGACCGCGAATGCAAGCGCAACGAACTGCTGCTCGAAGCCAACATCGACGCCGCCAACCGGGTGATGCAGGCGATGGTGGACGGCGTGAAGCAGGCGAGCGAGCGCGGCACGGTGTACGGCCGCACGGGCACGATCAAAGGCATTTCGCCCGACGGCCGGCCGCTTGCGGTCAGCTTCAACCGCGAACTCTGA
- a CDS encoding conserved hypothetical protein (Evidence 4 : Homologs of previously reported genes of unknown function), translated as MTAESFFAEDLFRHAATPGFAPAWRRLHMGDADGAAFFADGLADAPAAALAQLRAAIALARGDAAAAAAVLGAALAEIDDLAAIADLSFQLGVCARALGDVAAARAAFARAARLRPDRAATWAALARAARAGGDAAAAREALDDGLARFPDDADLRNVSVAWHLAAKRYADALAEADELAARDADAGRHPFALANRGNALLGLRRFDEADAAFAAALDAAPDLFEGIFGRAVVACETGDNAAAAKGLVRALELRPKFREARLRLAEIHARRSDLEAGEAVLRALAADEPDCYDAHFRLAINLREQRRNDEAEFHARRALALDPDAADLNDLLAVLELHRGAFADALERFAVAAAQSVPFAHRYAENRLYALHYDADRSPADLFAAHVAFGARFDGRGDDPARRFVNPPDPERRLKIGYISPDFRVHSVAFFAMGMFEHHDRAAVEVFAYSLSRTRDVLSEWIEAYTDHWRDISHLTPDEARARIAADGIDILVDLAGHTANNGLAVMHRRAAPVQASYIGYPDTTGMASVDYRIVDAITDPSDSADAFATETLVRLPRTFLAYRPEPGRATVAAGPSATGAPFTFGTFNTAPKLNDRVFDAWAEILKGVPAARLLMKAQQFGSASARAWVNDAFAARGVPPERLALHGFSRTVGDHLALYREIDLALDTFPYNGTTTTCEAFSMGVPVLGLAGDRHCARVGASLISSLGLADGFLAETEADYVRRAIAWAGRRAELAALRPEVCRRLLASPLCDRAGLARALEAAYREMWRRWCAEGPRCGLGPSRFEGELACASI; from the coding sequence ATGACCGCCGAGAGCTTCTTCGCCGAGGATCTGTTCCGTCACGCCGCCACGCCGGGGTTCGCTCCGGCCTGGCGGCGTCTGCACATGGGGGACGCGGACGGTGCGGCGTTCTTCGCCGACGGCCTTGCGGATGCGCCCGCCGCGGCGCTGGCGCAATTGCGTGCGGCGATCGCCCTCGCGCGCGGCGACGCCGCAGCGGCGGCGGCGGTTCTCGGCGCGGCGCTCGCCGAGATCGACGACCTTGCGGCGATCGCCGACCTGTCGTTCCAGCTCGGCGTCTGCGCCCGGGCGCTCGGCGACGTCGCCGCGGCCCGGGCCGCGTTCGCCCGCGCCGCCCGCCTCCGGCCGGATCGCGCCGCCACCTGGGCCGCGCTCGCCCGGGCCGCCCGCGCGGGAGGCGACGCGGCGGCGGCGCGGGAGGCACTCGACGACGGGCTCGCCCGGTTCCCCGACGACGCGGATCTGCGCAACGTCTCGGTCGCGTGGCATCTTGCCGCCAAGCGGTACGCCGATGCGCTCGCCGAGGCCGACGAACTCGCGGCGCGCGACGCCGACGCGGGACGCCACCCGTTCGCGCTCGCCAACCGTGGCAACGCGCTGCTCGGCCTGCGCCGCTTCGACGAGGCCGACGCGGCGTTCGCCGCCGCCCTCGACGCCGCACCCGATCTGTTCGAAGGAATTTTCGGCCGCGCCGTGGTCGCCTGCGAGACCGGCGATAACGCGGCGGCGGCGAAGGGTCTGGTGCGCGCCCTCGAACTCCGGCCCAAGTTCCGCGAGGCGCGCCTGCGGCTGGCCGAAATCCATGCCCGGCGTTCGGACCTCGAAGCGGGGGAAGCGGTGTTGCGCGCGCTCGCCGCCGACGAGCCCGACTGTTACGACGCGCATTTCCGCCTCGCCATCAATCTCCGCGAACAGCGCCGCAACGACGAGGCGGAATTCCACGCGCGCCGCGCGCTCGCGCTCGATCCCGATGCCGCCGACCTCAACGATCTTCTCGCGGTGCTGGAGCTGCATCGCGGTGCGTTCGCCGACGCGCTCGAACGGTTCGCCGTCGCCGCCGCTCAGTCGGTGCCGTTCGCCCACCGCTATGCCGAAAACCGCCTGTATGCGCTGCACTACGACGCGGATCGCAGTCCGGCCGACCTGTTCGCGGCGCACGTGGCGTTCGGCGCGCGGTTCGACGGTCGCGGCGACGATCCGGCGCGGCGCTTCGTCAATCCGCCGGATCCCGAACGGCGTCTGAAGATCGGCTATATTTCGCCGGATTTCCGCGTCCATTCGGTGGCGTTCTTCGCGATGGGGATGTTCGAGCACCATGATCGCGCCGCCGTCGAGGTGTTCGCCTACAGCCTGTCCCGCACCCGCGACGTACTGTCCGAGTGGATCGAAGCTTACACCGACCATTGGCGCGACATTTCCCACCTGACCCCCGACGAGGCACGGGCACGGATCGCCGCCGACGGCATCGACATCCTCGTCGATCTCGCCGGGCACACCGCGAACAACGGCCTTGCGGTGATGCACCGCCGCGCCGCGCCGGTGCAGGCGAGCTATATCGGCTATCCCGACACCACCGGCATGGCGTCGGTCGACTACCGCATCGTCGACGCGATCACCGATCCGTCGGATTCCGCCGACGCCTTCGCCACCGAAACCCTGGTGCGGCTGCCGCGAACCTTCCTCGCCTACCGTCCGGAACCCGGGCGCGCGACGGTGGCGGCGGGGCCGTCGGCGACCGGCGCGCCGTTCACCTTCGGCACCTTCAATACCGCGCCCAAACTCAACGACCGGGTGTTCGACGCCTGGGCGGAGATCCTCAAGGGCGTGCCCGCGGCGCGCCTGTTGATGAAGGCGCAGCAGTTCGGTTCGGCATCGGCGCGCGCCTGGGTGAACGATGCCTTCGCGGCGCGCGGCGTGCCGCCCGAGCGGCTCGCGCTGCACGGGTTTTCGCGCACCGTCGGCGACCATCTGGCGCTCTACCGCGAGATCGACCTCGCGCTCGACACCTTCCCCTACAACGGCACCACCACCACCTGCGAGGCGTTCTCGATGGGCGTGCCGGTGCTGGGGTTGGCGGGCGATCGCCACTGCGCCCGCGTCGGCGCGAGCCTGATTTCGTCTCTGGGGCTCGCCGACGGGTTCCTCGCGGAGACGGAGGCCGACTACGTCCGCCGCGCGATCGCCTGGGCGGGGCGGCGCGCCGAACTTGCGGCGTTGCGGCCGGAGGTTTGCCGCCGCTTGCTGGCCTCGCCGCTGTGCGACCGGGCGGGGCTTGCCCGCGCGCTCGAAGCCGCCTACCGCGAGATGTGGCGGCGCTGGTGTGCGGAAGGTCCGCGCTGCGGCCTCGGTCCCTCGCGGTTCGAGGGGGAGCTGGCATGCGCAAGCATCTGA
- a CDS encoding conserved exported hypothetical protein (Evidence 4 : Homologs of previously reported genes of unknown function) encodes MSITLALGAAMSGLSTAQQGLDSVARNISNVNTKGYTRKVFVQESQVLAGKGVGVRAKTLARTVDESLMKDIRRAAAIAGDLSVKTDYYGRVQDVFGTPAGNSSIAHTISNLADQFESLALDVSSVTQGSNVVRAAEDVADQLSRMSSAVQDLRLEADRSIESDVQSVNDLLERIDTLNAQIVRSQNTFQDTGDLEDQRDQALTDLAGYIDFSYFKRDSGEVIILTTSGASLLDKSPVTLSHQAVTKTDAGLTYEGGNFNGITANGVDITKDFKSGSIAAYVDMRDHTLPAMQSEIDELSTKMREQLNAVHNRGTPYPELAQSFNGTRTFIDTANQSISLGSGDVQLVLYNPDGTQAAQSSIKDELAAMNGGTLPSASSIDDVVQALNNFFSDYAGAPVSWAAIDSGGHLDIQIPSTQTVGFAMRDEDTAHIATDIKIDFNSDGAGAADESASGFSNFFGLNDFFVDDRTHYLYDTKVVSGSWKVSTTSQIRFGTAADTDIARVDIGPQDTVQTIAAKINANAALAGQNITASVVNEGSGVRLRVLQNDGQEMVITETTGAGVLDRLGFGPSNSGASSALSVRSDLSTNPALLSSGVLQRNADTGQYTLGTGDNSIANAMAKAFDTQLGFSEAGNLASGKQTFSTYASEILSQNSSEAARAKSQQTTQTTLLSSLELKQGQISGVNLDEELTQLIIFQQAYSAAARVISTNQQLFDVLNNIAT; translated from the coding sequence ATGTCGATCACTCTTGCCCTCGGCGCCGCGATGTCCGGCCTGTCCACCGCCCAGCAGGGCCTGGATTCGGTCGCGCGCAACATTTCGAACGTCAACACCAAGGGCTACACCCGCAAGGTCTTCGTGCAGGAAAGCCAGGTCCTCGCGGGCAAGGGCGTCGGCGTGCGCGCGAAGACGCTCGCGCGGACCGTGGACGAAAGCCTGATGAAGGATATTCGCCGCGCCGCCGCGATCGCGGGCGACCTTTCGGTGAAGACCGACTACTACGGCCGCGTTCAGGACGTCTTCGGCACCCCCGCCGGCAACAGCTCGATCGCGCACACCATCTCCAACCTCGCCGACCAGTTCGAGAGCCTCGCCCTCGACGTCTCCAGCGTCACCCAGGGCTCGAACGTGGTACGCGCGGCGGAAGACGTCGCCGACCAGCTGAGCCGGATGTCGTCGGCGGTGCAGGATCTGCGCCTCGAAGCCGACCGCTCGATCGAGAGCGACGTGCAGAGCGTCAACGACCTCCTGGAGCGCATCGACACCCTCAACGCGCAGATCGTCCGCAGCCAGAACACCTTCCAGGACACCGGCGACCTCGAGGATCAGCGCGATCAGGCGCTCACCGATCTCGCCGGCTACATCGACTTCAGCTACTTCAAGCGCGATTCCGGCGAGGTGATCATTCTCACCACCTCGGGTGCGAGCCTGCTCGACAAGTCTCCCGTCACCCTCTCCCACCAGGCGGTCACCAAAACCGACGCGGGGCTGACCTACGAAGGCGGCAACTTCAACGGCATCACCGCCAACGGCGTCGACATCACCAAGGATTTCAAGTCCGGCTCGATCGCCGCCTACGTCGACATGCGCGACCACACGCTACCGGCGATGCAGTCGGAAATCGACGAACTCTCCACGAAAATGCGCGAGCAGCTCAACGCGGTGCACAACCGCGGCACGCCCTATCCGGAACTCGCGCAGAGCTTCAACGGCACCCGCACCTTCATCGATACGGCCAACCAGTCGATATCGCTCGGCAGTGGCGACGTCCAATTGGTGCTCTATAACCCCGACGGCACCCAGGCGGCGCAGTCGAGCATCAAGGACGAACTCGCCGCGATGAACGGCGGCACCCTGCCCTCCGCCTCGTCGATCGACGATGTCGTGCAGGCGCTCAACAATTTCTTCAGCGACTATGCGGGCGCACCCGTGTCGTGGGCGGCGATCGATTCCGGCGGACACCTCGACATCCAGATTCCATCGACGCAGACGGTCGGCTTCGCGATGCGCGACGAAGACACGGCCCACATCGCCACCGACATCAAGATCGACTTCAACTCCGATGGCGCCGGGGCCGCCGACGAGAGCGCCTCCGGCTTCTCCAACTTCTTCGGCCTCAACGACTTCTTCGTCGACGACCGCACCCACTACCTCTACGACACCAAGGTGGTGTCGGGCTCGTGGAAGGTCTCCACGACCTCGCAGATCCGCTTCGGCACCGCCGCCGATACCGACATCGCCCGCGTCGACATCGGCCCGCAGGACACCGTCCAGACGATCGCCGCGAAGATCAACGCCAACGCCGCGCTCGCGGGCCAGAACATCACCGCTTCGGTGGTCAACGAAGGCTCGGGCGTGCGCCTGCGCGTCCTCCAGAACGACGGCCAGGAGATGGTGATCACCGAGACCACCGGCGCGGGCGTGCTCGACCGCCTCGGCTTCGGCCCGTCGAACTCCGGCGCGTCTTCGGCGCTCTCGGTACGCAGCGACCTCTCGACCAACCCGGCCCTGCTCTCCTCGGGCGTGCTGCAACGCAACGCCGACACCGGGCAATACACCCTCGGCACCGGCGACAACTCGATCGCCAACGCGATGGCGAAGGCGTTCGACACCCAGTTGGGCTTCAGCGAAGCCGGCAATCTCGCCTCTGGCAAGCAAACCTTCTCCACCTACGCCTCGGAGATCCTCTCGCAGAACTCCTCGGAGGCCGCGCGCGCCAAGAGTCAGCAGACGACGCAGACGACCCTGCTCTCCTCGCTCGAGCTCAAGCAGGGACAGATCAGCGGCGTCAACCTCGACGAAGAACTCACGCAGTTGATCATCTTCCAGCAGGCCTACTCGGCCGCCGCACGGGTGATCTCCACCAATCAGCAACTGTTCGACGTCCTCAACAACATCGCCACCTGA
- a CDS encoding hypothetical protein (Evidence 5 : No homology to any previously reported sequences) has translation MVRLGAALRPRSVALRTGDGGVRKDLILAIGYLEAGLDAAAAEAAGAVLAADPGDADALFVRGCALERLDRLAEAVPDLEAAAAARPGDAAVRHACGLALYRHGRAADALAHLEAAARADARVDFAETLGTCLMTLLRPDDAEPHLRRVAEERAGNATAWANLAACLVDLNRCEEARDACARALALAPDDVEAHMSRAFADLLAGDWRAAWPEYEWRWKRKAFVEAYPASGLPRWRGEPLPAGGRLWVRGEQGLGDHIQFARFVGRAAAAAGVPAVVSAPPVLHRLLGAVDGVAEVFASAPPGCVAEIPMMSLPGVFALAPDGDFGRFPYLSAPAAPRLPEAPGRLRIGVVWGDKPKPRSRSIDPGLIAAALDGLGLAVYSLQADSRACDIPPGSGWIDLAPLIRDFADTAALIAQMDAVVSVDTAALHVAGGLGVPVYVLLVKGADWRWMRDRPDTPWYPSARLLRQETARDWSVPLARLRAALSPGSSAARAG, from the coding sequence ATGGTGCGCCTCGGGGCCGCGCTGCGGCCTCGGTCCGTCGCGCTTCGAACGGGAGATGGCGGCGTGCGCAAGGACCTGATCCTCGCGATCGGCTATCTGGAGGCCGGGCTCGACGCCGCCGCCGCCGAGGCCGCGGGCGCGGTGCTGGCGGCGGACCCCGGTGATGCCGACGCGCTGTTCGTGCGCGGCTGCGCGCTCGAACGCCTGGATCGTCTCGCCGAGGCGGTGCCGGATCTCGAAGCCGCCGCCGCCGCACGGCCCGGCGACGCGGCGGTGCGCCACGCCTGCGGCCTCGCCCTCTACCGCCACGGCCGCGCCGCCGACGCGCTGGCGCACCTCGAAGCCGCCGCGCGCGCCGATGCGCGCGTCGACTTCGCCGAAACCCTCGGCACCTGCCTGATGACGCTGTTGCGCCCCGACGACGCCGAACCCCACCTGCGCCGCGTCGCCGAGGAACGCGCCGGAAACGCCACCGCGTGGGCGAACCTCGCCGCCTGCCTCGTCGACCTCAACCGCTGCGAGGAGGCGCGCGACGCCTGCGCCCGTGCGCTCGCGCTCGCGCCGGACGACGTCGAGGCGCACATGAGTCGCGCTTTCGCCGATCTCCTCGCGGGCGACTGGCGCGCCGCGTGGCCGGAATACGAGTGGCGGTGGAAGCGCAAGGCGTTCGTGGAGGCCTATCCCGCCTCCGGCCTGCCGCGCTGGCGGGGCGAACCGCTGCCGGCGGGCGGGCGGCTGTGGGTGCGGGGCGAGCAGGGGCTCGGCGATCACATCCAGTTCGCGCGGTTCGTCGGCCGCGCCGCCGCCGCCGCCGGGGTTCCGGCGGTGGTCAGCGCGCCGCCGGTGCTGCATCGTCTGCTGGGCGCGGTCGACGGCGTGGCCGAAGTCTTCGCGAGCGCGCCGCCCGGCTGCGTGGCGGAAATCCCGATGATGAGCCTGCCGGGGGTGTTCGCCCTCGCCCCGGATGGAGATTTCGGCCGGTTTCCCTATCTGTCCGCACCTGCCGCGCCGCGCCTGCCGGAAGCTCCGGGGCGGCTCCGGATCGGGGTGGTATGGGGCGACAAGCCGAAGCCGCGCAGCCGCAGCATCGATCCCGGCCTGATCGCCGCCGCGCTCGATGGGCTCGGCCTCGCGGTCTACAGCCTTCAGGCCGACAGCCGCGCGTGCGATATCCCCCCGGGTTCGGGCTGGATCGATCTCGCGCCGCTGATCCGCGATTTCGCCGATACCGCGGCGCTGATCGCGCAAATGGATGCGGTGGTCTCGGTCGATACCGCCGCGCTCCACGTCGCGGGCGGCCTCGGCGTGCCGGTTTACGTGCTGCTGGTGAAGGGGGCGGACTGGCGCTGGATGCGCGACCGTCCCGACACCCCCTGGTATCCGTCGGCGCGGCTCCTGCGGCAGGAGACCGCGCGCGACTGGTCGGTGCCGCTCGCCCGGCTGCGCGCCGCCCTCAGCCCAGGTAGCTCAGCAGCGAGAGCCGGTTGA
- a CDS encoding conserved hypothetical protein (Evidence 4 : Homologs of previously reported genes of unknown function), which yields MCGRSALRPRSLAVRGGAGMRKHLILAFGYLEAGLDAAAADALAAAFADPDALGPALELAAAAWRDGGPDAGRAAFRTVAAVAALPAAWAAWARHARVAAGPAEAETVLSEARERFPDDADLINQHAALLLSQRRCAAALDLLDRLDAAAARHPYVLCNRGHALLGLARPAEAEVCFDAALAVAPEMFEAVYGRAVAAQARRDDAAAEAGLRAALALRPDSNEARFRLAEVLARRLRFDDARAVLAEVLAADPENFTALYQTGVLHFLCDRYVEAIDWGRRALAVDPQRHEVYDLLGLALVGCGRAAEAAPCFADAARLTVPQAPAYASNRAFILHYDPARTAEEIFAAHRAWGERFGGAGDDPARRFANPPDPERRLRIGYVSPDFRAHSVAYFTIPLISAHDRERFEVFAYSATDKPDRVTEWIAERVDGWRDVLGQSDAAVRDAIAADRIDILVDLAGHTASNLLPVFARRAAPVQVTYIGYPDTTGVPAIDYRIVDAVTDPPGAEVWATERLVRLDRPFLAYRPVPDRPPVSAGPSASGAPFTFGSFNTALKLNDRVFDAWAEILRGVPEARLLLKAKQFAERAACDWVREAFAARGVDPQRVDTFAFMPTLGSHLEIYDRVDLALDTFPYNGTTTTCEAFSMGVPVLAVKGERHLSRVAESLLGAIGVDPVFLADDVADYVRRAIGWAGRRGELAAMRPEIHRRLVSSMLCDERGLTRDVEAAYRRMWREWCASGPRCGLGPSRFEREMAACART from the coding sequence GTGTGCGGAAGGTCCGCGCTGCGGCCTCGGTCCCTCGCGGTTCGAGGGGGAGCTGGCATGCGCAAGCATCTGATCCTCGCCTTCGGCTACCTCGAAGCCGGACTCGATGCCGCCGCCGCCGATGCCCTTGCCGCCGCCTTCGCCGATCCCGACGCCCTCGGCCCCGCCCTCGAACTCGCCGCCGCGGCGTGGCGCGACGGCGGCCCCGATGCCGGACGCGCCGCCTTCCGCACCGTCGCCGCAGTGGCCGCGCTGCCCGCCGCCTGGGCCGCGTGGGCGCGTCATGCCCGCGTCGCCGCCGGACCGGCCGAGGCCGAAACGGTGCTGTCCGAGGCGCGCGAACGGTTTCCCGACGACGCCGATCTGATCAACCAGCATGCCGCGCTGCTGCTGTCGCAGCGCCGCTGTGCCGCGGCGCTCGACCTGCTCGACCGCCTCGACGCCGCCGCGGCGCGGCACCCGTACGTGCTCTGCAACCGGGGGCACGCACTTCTCGGCCTCGCTCGTCCGGCGGAGGCCGAGGTGTGTTTCGACGCGGCGCTCGCGGTCGCGCCGGAGATGTTCGAAGCGGTCTACGGTCGCGCCGTCGCCGCGCAGGCTCGTCGCGACGATGCGGCCGCCGAAGCGGGCTTGCGCGCTGCCCTGGCGCTGCGCCCGGACAGCAACGAGGCCCGCTTCCGACTTGCCGAGGTGCTGGCGCGCCGCCTGCGCTTCGACGATGCCCGTGCGGTGCTGGCCGAGGTGCTGGCGGCCGACCCCGAGAATTTCACCGCGCTCTACCAGACCGGCGTTCTGCATTTCCTGTGCGACCGCTATGTCGAGGCGATCGACTGGGGGCGCCGCGCTCTCGCCGTCGATCCGCAGCGCCACGAGGTCTACGATCTCCTCGGCCTCGCGCTGGTGGGATGCGGCCGCGCCGCCGAGGCCGCGCCGTGCTTCGCCGATGCCGCGCGCCTGACGGTGCCTCAGGCGCCCGCCTACGCCTCCAACCGCGCTTTCATCCTCCATTACGATCCGGCGCGCACGGCGGAGGAGATCTTCGCCGCCCATCGCGCATGGGGCGAGCGCTTCGGCGGCGCGGGCGACGATCCGGCACGGCGTTTCGCCAATCCGCCCGATCCCGAGCGCCGCCTGCGGATCGGCTACGTCTCGCCCGACTTCCGCGCCCATTCGGTGGCGTACTTCACCATTCCGCTGATCTCCGCTCACGATCGCGAGCGGTTCGAGGTGTTCGCCTACAGCGCCACCGACAAGCCCGACCGCGTCACCGAATGGATCGCCGAGCGCGTCGATGGCTGGCGCGACGTGCTCGGCCAAAGCGACGCGGCGGTACGCGATGCGATCGCCGCCGACCGCATCGACATTCTCGTCGATCTCGCCGGGCATACCGCGAGCAACCTCCTGCCGGTGTTCGCGCGCCGCGCCGCGCCGGTGCAGGTCACCTATATCGGCTATCCCGACACCACCGGCGTGCCCGCGATCGACTACCGCATCGTCGACGCCGTCACCGATCCGCCCGGGGCCGAGGTCTGGGCCACCGAGCGCCTGGTGCGGCTCGACCGGCCGTTTCTCGCCTACCGGCCGGTGCCCGACCGGCCGCCGGTCTCGGCCGGGCCTTCGGCCTCCGGCGCGCCGTTCACCTTCGGTTCGTTCAACACCGCGCTCAAGCTCAACGACCGGGTGTTCGACGCCTGGGCGGAGATCCTGCGCGGCGTGCCCGAGGCGCGGCTGCTGCTCAAGGCCAAGCAGTTCGCCGAGCGCGCCGCCTGCGACTGGGTGCGGGAGGCGTTCGCCGCCCGCGGCGTCGATCCGCAGCGCGTCGATACCTTCGCCTTCATGCCGACCCTCGGTTCGCACCTCGAAATCTACGACCGCGTCGATCTCGCGCTCGACACCTTCCCCTACAACGGCACCACCACCACCTGCGAGGCGTTCTCGATGGGGGTGCCGGTGCTGGCGGTGAAGGGTGAACGGCACCTGTCGCGGGTGGCGGAAAGCCTGCTCGGCGCGATCGGCGTCGACCCGGTGTTCCTCGCCGACGACGTCGCCGACTACGTACGGCGCGCGATCGGCTGGGCGGGACGGCGCGGCGAGCTTGCGGCGATGCGCCCGGAGATCCACCGCCGCCTCGTCTCCTCGATGCTGTGCGACGAGCGGGGGCTGACGCGCGACGTCGAGGCGGCGTACCGGCGGATGTGGCGGGAATGGTGCGCCTCGGGGCCGCGCTGCGGCCTCGGTCCGTCGCGCTTCGAACGGGAGATGGCGGCGTGCGCAAGGACCTGA
- a CDS encoding conserved hypothetical protein (Evidence 4 : Homologs of previously reported genes of unknown function) gives MTRVPTLAAHNLMASRLMQTQTNIYDLQTQLSTKKKSQDYTGIAADTSRLINFETQASRTQAFITTNTVANTKLSTMSTSVTGARKSLIQFRDDLSKFLGRDLTSMDDAEINDFKDLQQRAFNIMKDVEDYFDIKIDGQYLFAGGKSDAVPVSVPYTSLEAFQSVYDGNTVTAPESRFAHMNNTQVTAAETGTLTFNAGGTIVAGNAEAFNLQHYNSAGMGSTTFDSTAGTISATNANVFGNVEAGMTIQVGGSTGNDRFYTVTGISSDGRTLTVVPPPAADETAPAGLDVTVPSVQPGPMTVTGSNGNNRTYTVTGVSIDGTTLTVTPPPSAEALGATRSAQISNAIYYQGGETVVQHRVDETRSVEFGVNAKDGAVEKALRAIGMVCQGMPVDGSGEVDGEELRRRLDSAFNIASDAVDHSNLNNATENGQDFGRLENLLASNQVVLKNALDRQKTQLSFFQTRAGEIENADPTEVAVKINDESNALQYSYAAMSMVNRLSLLSYLG, from the coding sequence ATGACCCGGGTTCCCACACTCGCCGCACACAACCTGATGGCTTCGCGCCTGATGCAGACGCAGACCAACATCTACGACCTGCAGACGCAGCTTTCGACCAAGAAGAAATCGCAGGACTATACCGGCATCGCCGCCGACACCTCGCGGCTGATCAACTTCGAGACGCAGGCGTCGCGCACCCAGGCGTTCATCACCACCAACACCGTGGCGAACACCAAGCTCTCGACGATGAGCACATCCGTGACCGGAGCGCGCAAGTCGCTGATCCAGTTCCGCGACGATCTCTCGAAGTTCCTCGGCCGCGACCTCACCTCCATGGACGACGCGGAGATCAACGACTTCAAAGATCTCCAGCAGCGCGCCTTCAACATCATGAAAGACGTCGAGGACTATTTCGACATCAAGATCGACGGCCAGTATCTGTTCGCGGGCGGCAAGTCGGATGCGGTGCCGGTGTCGGTGCCCTACACCTCGCTGGAGGCGTTTCAATCGGTCTACGACGGCAACACCGTGACCGCGCCCGAGAGCCGCTTCGCGCACATGAACAACACCCAGGTGACCGCCGCCGAAACCGGCACCCTCACCTTCAATGCCGGCGGCACGATCGTTGCGGGCAACGCCGAAGCGTTCAACCTTCAGCACTACAATTCGGCGGGAATGGGATCGACGACCTTCGATTCCACGGCGGGTACGATTTCCGCCACCAACGCCAACGTCTTCGGCAACGTCGAAGCCGGAATGACGATCCAGGTCGGCGGCAGCACCGGCAACGACCGCTTCTACACCGTCACCGGCATCTCCTCCGACGGACGCACCCTGACCGTCGTGCCGCCGCCCGCGGCCGACGAAACCGCCCCCGCGGGCCTCGACGTCACCGTGCCGTCGGTGCAACCCGGGCCGATGACCGTGACCGGCAGCAACGGCAACAACCGTACCTACACCGTCACCGGCGTCTCGATCGACGGCACCACGCTCACCGTCACCCCGCCGCCCTCCGCGGAGGCTCTCGGCGCCACCCGCTCGGCACAGATCAGCAACGCCATCTACTACCAGGGCGGCGAGACCGTGGTGCAGCACCGCGTCGACGAGACCCGCAGCGTCGAGTTCGGCGTCAACGCCAAGGACGGCGCGGTGGAAAAGGCGCTGCGCGCGATCGGCATGGTCTGCCAGGGCATGCCGGTGGACGGCTCCGGCGAGGTGGACGGCGAGGAACTGCGCCGCCGTCTCGATTCCGCGTTCAACATCGCGAGCGATGCGGTCGACCACTCCAACCTGAACAACGCCACCGAGAACGGCCAGGATTTCGGGCGCCTCGAAAACCTGCTCGCAAGCAATCAGGTGGTGCTGAAGAACGCACTCGACCGGCAGAAGACCCAACTCTCGTTCTTCCAGACCCGTGCTGGCGAGATCGAGAACGCCGACCCCACCGAGGTGGCGGTAAAAATCAACGACGAGTCCAACGCGCTGCAGTATTCCTACGCCGCGATGAGCATGGTCAACCGGCTCTCGCTGCTGAGCTACCTGGGCTGA